A part of Prevotella melaninogenica genomic DNA contains:
- a CDS encoding DUF4141 domain-containing protein yields MKKYIFMALLGLSLSVPKAHAQWVVTDPGNFAGNIVNSVKEIATASKTVKNTLDGFKEVEKLYNDTKKYYDALKKVNNLIGDAYKVKECILMVGDISEIYVTSYKKMLSDKNFRPSELAAMASGYAKLLEQSGESLKELKSIVKSNVFSMNDHERMQAIDRIYTTLRENRSLVSYYTRKNISVSYVRAREKNNLASVKALYGNTASRYW; encoded by the coding sequence ATGAAAAAGTACATTTTCATGGCTCTCTTAGGATTGAGCCTTTCTGTTCCCAAAGCCCACGCACAGTGGGTAGTAACCGACCCTGGCAATTTTGCCGGCAATATCGTCAATTCGGTCAAGGAGATTGCCACCGCCTCGAAGACGGTGAAGAATACCCTTGACGGGTTCAAGGAGGTGGAGAAGCTTTACAACGACACCAAGAAGTATTACGATGCCCTGAAGAAAGTGAACAACCTCATCGGCGATGCCTACAAGGTCAAGGAGTGCATTCTGATGGTGGGCGACATCTCTGAGATTTACGTCACCTCGTATAAGAAGATGCTTTCGGACAAGAACTTCCGCCCTTCGGAACTCGCGGCGATGGCTTCGGGCTATGCCAAGCTCTTGGAGCAGAGCGGTGAGAGTCTCAAAGAACTAAAGTCCATTGTTAAGAGCAATGTCTTCTCCATGAACGACCACGAGCGCATGCAGGCCATCGACCGCATCTACACCACGCTGAGGGAAAATCGTTCTCTCGTGTCGTACTACACAAGGAAGAACATTTCCGTGAGCTACGTGCGTGCAAGGGAAAAGAACAACCTTGCTTCTGTCAAAGCGCTCTATGGTAATACGGCAAGCAGATATTGGTAA
- a CDS encoding reverse transcriptase/maturase family protein, translating to MRSPERVLNSLSEHSKDASYKFERLYRILFNEEMFYVAYQRIYAKEGNMTKGSDGQTIDNMSLKRIEKLIDTLKDETYQPQPSKRVYIPKKNGKRRPLGVPTFNDKLIQEVVRMVLEAIYEGNFEYTSHGFRPNRSCHTALTHIQKEFSGAKWFVEGDIKGFFDNINHDVLINILMERIADERFIRLIRKFLKAGYIEEWQFHNTYSGTPQGGIISPILANIYLDKLDKYIKEYIAKFDKGKKRKFSRESMDFGNARKRIVRRLKSVKDERQRAKLILELKAIEQGRAKYPNGEEMDTDYRRMKYARYADDFLVGIIGSKQDAQLIKEDIKNFLAARLALELSDEKTLVTHTERAAKFLGYEITIRKSNDQKRDKRGALRRTYGKRVCLNISTETVRKKLFDWGVLELTNRNGKEIWKPKCKSGLIFNDDLEILDSYNREIVGFYNYYSMANNCAHALNNFKYIMEYSMYKTFAGKYKCRTRGVNKKYRKNGRFIVTHMTKTGVKERYFYDGGFKRKKPTYKSECDIMPRTIYTAGRTSLVERLKARECELCGATDDLVMHHVRKLKNLQGKESWERHMIARKRKTIAVCRSCHKKIHDGKID from the coding sequence ATGAGAAGTCCAGAAAGAGTATTAAACAGTCTATCAGAACACAGTAAGGATGCAAGCTATAAGTTCGAACGTCTTTACAGAATTTTGTTCAATGAGGAAATGTTTTATGTTGCCTATCAGCGCATATATGCCAAAGAGGGTAACATGACTAAAGGTTCGGACGGTCAGACTATTGACAACATGAGCCTGAAACGAATTGAAAAGTTGATTGATACGTTAAAAGATGAGACGTACCAGCCCCAACCGTCAAAGAGGGTGTACATACCGAAGAAAAACGGTAAGAGAAGACCTCTTGGCGTACCGACTTTCAATGACAAGCTGATACAAGAAGTGGTAAGAATGGTATTGGAAGCCATATATGAGGGAAATTTTGAATACACCTCGCATGGTTTCCGTCCCAATCGAAGCTGCCATACTGCATTAACTCATATCCAAAAGGAGTTTAGCGGTGCAAAGTGGTTTGTAGAGGGAGACATAAAAGGCTTCTTCGATAATATAAACCATGATGTGTTGATCAATATTCTCATGGAGCGTATTGCGGATGAACGATTCATCCGATTGATACGCAAGTTTTTGAAAGCTGGATATATTGAAGAATGGCAATTCCACAATACTTACAGTGGCACACCGCAAGGGGGTATCATCAGCCCGATATTGGCTAATATATACCTTGACAAACTGGATAAGTATATAAAGGAATACATAGCCAAATTCGACAAAGGGAAGAAACGAAAATTCAGTAGAGAAAGTATGGACTTTGGCAATGCAAGAAAACGTATTGTGCGAAGATTGAAATCCGTAAAAGACGAAAGGCAAAGGGCAAAGCTAATCCTTGAACTGAAAGCAATAGAACAAGGACGGGCTAAATATCCCAACGGTGAAGAAATGGATACTGATTACAGGAGAATGAAATATGCAAGATATGCAGATGATTTTCTCGTGGGAATTATCGGAAGCAAGCAAGATGCGCAACTGATAAAGGAAGATATTAAAAACTTCCTTGCTGCCAGACTGGCATTGGAACTGTCTGATGAAAAGACACTTGTCACCCACACGGAAAGAGCTGCCAAGTTTCTCGGATATGAAATTACTATAAGAAAATCCAACGACCAAAAACGGGATAAAAGAGGAGCATTAAGAAGAACCTATGGTAAAAGGGTCTGCTTGAATATCAGTACGGAAACTGTCCGTAAGAAACTTTTCGATTGGGGAGTCTTGGAACTGACAAACCGTAACGGAAAGGAAATATGGAAACCGAAATGTAAATCGGGACTGATATTCAATGACGACCTTGAAATCCTTGATAGTTATAATCGGGAAATCGTGGGTTTCTATAATTATTACTCCATGGCCAACAACTGCGCCCATGCCTTGAATAATTTCAAGTACATCATGGAATACAGCATGTACAAAACGTTTGCAGGCAAATATAAGTGCCGCACACGTGGGGTAAACAAGAAATATCGTAAGAACGGTAGGTTTATCGTAACGCACATGACTAAAACAGGTGTAAAGGAAAGATACTTTTACGATGGTGGCTTCAAACGAAAGAAGCCCACCTATAAATCGGAATGTGACATCATGCCACGGACAATCTATACTGCGGGGCGGACAAGCCTTGTTGAAAGGCTGAAAGCCCGTGAGTGTGAATTATGTGGAGCGACAGACGACCTTGTTATGCACCATGTAAGAAAGCTAAAGAACTTGCAGGGTAAGGAAAGCTGGGAACGACACATGATTGCCCGCAAACGCAAGACGATTGCCGTGTGCAGGAGTTGTCACAAGAAGATACATGACGGAAAGATAGACTGA
- a CDS encoding DUF4133 domain-containing protein, which yields MAAFEINKGVGRTVEFKGLKAQYLFLFAGGLLAVFILVVILYLCGVSQVTCLIIGVVGASLVVWQTFAMNRKYGQYGLMKKGAVRMHPRYLVNRRTVCHLIRNLQPKKAKK from the coding sequence ATGGCAGCATTTGAAATCAACAAGGGTGTAGGCCGGACGGTAGAGTTCAAGGGCTTGAAGGCACAGTATCTCTTCCTCTTTGCAGGAGGTCTGCTGGCAGTCTTCATTCTCGTGGTCATTCTCTATCTCTGTGGAGTCAGCCAAGTTACCTGTCTTATCATAGGCGTAGTGGGTGCCAGCCTTGTGGTATGGCAAACGTTCGCCATGAATAGAAAGTACGGGCAATATGGGCTAATGAAGAAAGGAGCAGTGCGTATGCACCCACGCTACCTTGTGAACCGCCGAACGGTCTGCCACCTCATCCGTAACCTTCAACCAAAGAAAGCGAAAAAATGA
- a CDS encoding DUF4134 domain-containing protein has protein sequence MNNKKKITMLLLMATTAVGAYAQGNGMAGINEATKMVTSYFDPGTKLIYAIGAVVGLIGGIKVYNKFSSGDPDTSKTAASWFGACIFLIVAATILRSFFL, from the coding sequence ATGAACAACAAAAAGAAAATCACAATGCTTCTCCTAATGGCTACCACTGCCGTAGGAGCATACGCACAAGGCAACGGCATGGCAGGTATCAATGAAGCCACAAAGATGGTAACAAGCTATTTTGATCCTGGTACAAAGCTTATCTATGCTATCGGAGCCGTAGTAGGTCTGATTGGAGGAATAAAAGTCTATAATAAGTTCTCAAGTGGTGACCCCGATACGAGCAAGACCGCAGCCTCTTGGTTCGGTGCGTGTATTTTCCTCATCGTGGCTGCCACTATCCTGAGAAGCTTCTTCCTGTAA
- a CDS encoding DUF3408 domain-containing protein — protein MARIQEQRQKLEAKLKEMAEDGVMKTPPKETVAFDPPDEEEDMKTEVGGNQKEKQHLVKELMPTSEDKQEKTLCKSHERGDDRSAETPRTSLEDYRTRYLQSIRLRERTNFTMSADTLQVLRNVLQDLGERVSMACYIDNILREHLKEHKELLNNATAKHRRKVAIDF, from the coding sequence ATGGCAAGGATACAGGAACAGCGACAAAAACTGGAAGCCAAGCTCAAGGAAATGGCAGAAGACGGGGTAATGAAGACACCACCCAAGGAAACGGTGGCTTTTGACCCTCCTGATGAGGAAGAGGATATGAAAACAGAGGTCGGTGGCAACCAAAAGGAAAAACAACATTTGGTAAAGGAGCTTATGCCTACTTCGGAGGATAAGCAGGAGAAGACCTTGTGTAAAAGCCACGAGAGAGGAGATGATAGAAGTGCGGAAACACCTCGTACTTCTTTAGAGGACTACCGAACACGTTATTTACAGTCAATCCGCCTTCGAGAGCGAACCAATTTTACAATGAGTGCTGATACACTCCAAGTGCTAAGAAACGTCTTACAGGACTTGGGAGAGCGGGTATCGATGGCTTGCTATATTGATAATATTCTTCGTGAACACCTCAAGGAGCATAAGGAACTACTCAATAATGCTACAGCAAAACATCGACGCAAGGTGGCAATAGACTTTTGA
- a CDS encoding ParA family protein, which yields MEQIQTSPIFLGFSSQKGGVGKSTLAEIISSILYYERNIHLFVVDCDLSQDSFYKLREREKACIEGDPLLSKQMKQHFSSLKRTAYRILKADPKEAIEKANEYIRKHPSEKFDLVIFDFPGHAGTSDLLQLSLEMDYILSPLEPDVQSMVACLTYIKAVNDLGVSMSSVRIKEVILLWNKVDRRVKNTLIEYYSRYIKNEDYTLLDQYVYATHRFSHELEQYGFRGVFRSTYLPPNKSLRIGTGIDELTEELLTHIQLK from the coding sequence ATGGAACAGATACAAACATCGCCCATATTTCTGGGCTTCTCCTCTCAAAAGGGAGGTGTTGGCAAAAGCACCTTGGCTGAGATTATCAGCAGTATTCTTTACTACGAAAGAAATATCCATCTTTTTGTGGTAGATTGTGACTTGTCTCAGGACTCATTCTATAAACTCCGTGAAAGGGAAAAGGCTTGCATAGAAGGTGATCCACTGCTTTCCAAGCAGATGAAGCAACATTTCTCCTCTTTGAAGCGTACAGCCTATCGCATACTCAAGGCAGACCCTAAGGAGGCAATAGAAAAAGCTAACGAGTATATCCGTAAACATCCGTCTGAGAAGTTTGATTTGGTCATCTTCGACTTTCCTGGTCATGCTGGTACAAGTGACCTTTTGCAGCTATCGCTGGAGATGGACTATATTCTTTCACCTTTAGAGCCTGACGTTCAGTCAATGGTTGCCTGCCTTACCTATATCAAGGCGGTAAACGACTTGGGTGTATCCATGTCAAGTGTCCGTATCAAGGAAGTCATTCTCCTATGGAATAAGGTTGACCGAAGAGTTAAGAACACGCTCATAGAATACTATAGTAGGTATATCAAGAACGAAGATTACACGCTACTTGACCAGTATGTCTATGCAACTCATCGCTTCAGCCATGAACTGGAGCAATACGGATTCCGTGGAGTATTCCGTTCCACTTACCTGCCTCCCAATAAGTCTTTACGAATCGGGACCGGCATTGATGAGCTGACAGAGGAATTGCTTACCCATATTCAACTTAAATAA
- a CDS encoding IS982 family transposase: MITKDKITEIFCIADDFCKEFELETDKIGLSERNKGCHRHRRWRMSKSEIITILICFHFNSYRNFRHYYTFFVKEHLADLFPNQLSYNRFLELEARVSVEMMMFLQICCFGRCTGISFIDSTCIPVCHNKRICRNKVFRNYATRGKSTMGWYFGFKLHLICNERGEILNFMLTKANVDDRDENVFNRLTDNVFGKLFADKGYISQGLFERLFNDGINLVTGIRSNMKNKLMPLYDRLLLRKRSVIETINDELKNVAQLVHSRHRSIFNFAMNVLSAIAAYCFFEKKPAVNIDFAIEQHSGQLTLF, translated from the coding sequence ATGATTACCAAGGACAAAATTACTGAAATTTTCTGTATTGCAGATGACTTTTGCAAAGAATTTGAGTTAGAAACTGATAAAATAGGTCTCTCAGAAAGGAATAAAGGATGTCATCGCCATCGCAGGTGGCGTATGAGTAAGTCTGAAATCATAACGATATTAATTTGCTTCCACTTTAATTCCTATCGTAATTTTCGTCACTATTATACCTTTTTCGTAAAAGAGCATTTAGCAGATTTATTTCCAAATCAATTGTCTTATAATCGTTTTCTTGAATTAGAGGCAAGAGTCTCTGTAGAGATGATGATGTTCCTGCAGATATGTTGTTTTGGGAGGTGTACTGGTATTAGTTTTATTGACTCAACTTGTATTCCAGTTTGCCATAATAAACGTATTTGTCGCAATAAGGTTTTTAGAAATTATGCAACAAGGGGTAAGAGTACAATGGGATGGTATTTTGGATTCAAACTACATCTTATCTGTAATGAAAGAGGTGAGATTCTAAACTTTATGCTCACTAAAGCAAATGTTGATGACCGAGACGAAAATGTATTTAACAGATTGACAGACAATGTGTTTGGTAAATTGTTTGCAGACAAAGGGTACATTTCTCAAGGATTATTTGAGCGATTGTTCAATGATGGAATAAATTTAGTTACTGGCATTAGGAGTAACATGAAAAACAAACTAATGCCACTTTATGATAGACTTCTTCTAAGGAAAAGATCTGTAATAGAGACTATCAATGATGAGCTAAAGAATGTAGCTCAATTAGTGCATTCAAGGCATAGAAGCATATTTAATTTCGCAATGAATGTTCTCTCTGCTATTGCAGCCTACTGCTTCTTTGAGAAGAAGCCAGCAGTGAACATAGATTTTGCTATAGAGCAACATTCGGGACAGCTTACATTATTCTAA
- the mobB gene encoding conjugal transfer protein MobB codes for MIAKISATENLGGALGYNFKKVEKGEANILLAAELYQSKEGRYTMEDVLADMEALIPKNCRTKKTVFHCSLNPHPDEKLSDEQLTQIAKEYMEALGYGKQPYIVFKHNDIAREHIHIVSLRVDSKGRKINDKYEGRRSKKITDALEKKYHLIPSSKVSEKPTAETPKIDATQGNIKEQVSNTVRSVLKHYSFCSLGELNAILSRYNLAVEEVKTEYRGKRYDGLVYVPTDDKGNKVSTPIHASDIGRGVGYAAVQNKMQKSKQMVKPLIPAVRRKVLEVMRTSPQTEERLRQRLEEQGLCVVIRKNEGGRIYGITFIDDEKGIAFNGSRLGKGYTANKFNEYFSNPEKNPFLDESLYGKIDTTFQQQMQTIQSDEQESDNLVDELIDDMVGESFSSSGNDDWKEAAWQRKLRRQSKISLQRRKR; via the coding sequence ATGATAGCAAAAATTTCAGCAACGGAGAACCTCGGAGGAGCACTCGGCTACAATTTCAAAAAGGTGGAAAAAGGAGAAGCGAATATTCTTCTTGCCGCTGAATTGTATCAGAGCAAGGAAGGACGTTATACGATGGAGGACGTGCTTGCTGATATGGAGGCATTGATACCGAAGAACTGCCGTACCAAGAAAACGGTGTTCCACTGTTCGCTCAATCCGCACCCGGACGAGAAACTATCCGATGAGCAACTCACACAGATAGCCAAGGAGTATATGGAGGCACTCGGCTACGGAAAACAACCCTACATCGTCTTTAAGCATAATGACATTGCCCGTGAGCATATTCACATCGTTTCGCTTCGAGTGGATAGCAAAGGCAGAAAAATCAATGACAAGTATGAGGGCAGACGAAGCAAAAAGATTACTGATGCTCTGGAGAAAAAGTATCACCTTATCCCAAGTTCAAAAGTCAGTGAGAAGCCGACAGCAGAAACGCCAAAGATTGATGCTACGCAAGGGAATATCAAGGAGCAGGTATCTAACACCGTTCGTTCGGTTCTGAAGCATTATTCATTCTGCTCCTTGGGTGAGCTAAACGCCATACTCTCCCGATATAATCTCGCCGTAGAAGAGGTAAAGACCGAGTATAGGGGTAAACGGTATGATGGACTGGTCTATGTGCCTACAGATGACAAGGGCAATAAAGTGAGCACGCCCATTCATGCCTCGGACATTGGCAGAGGTGTAGGCTATGCTGCCGTTCAAAACAAGATGCAAAAATCGAAGCAGATGGTTAAGCCATTGATACCAGCCGTCAGAAGAAAGGTATTAGAAGTAATGCGTACTTCTCCCCAAACGGAGGAAAGACTTCGACAAAGATTGGAGGAACAAGGCTTGTGTGTTGTAATCCGCAAGAATGAGGGTGGACGCATCTATGGTATTACATTCATTGATGATGAAAAAGGCATTGCGTTCAATGGTTCTCGATTGGGTAAAGGATATACCGCCAATAAGTTTAACGAGTACTTCTCTAACCCAGAGAAAAATCCATTCTTGGATGAATCGCTTTATGGTAAGATTGATACCACCTTTCAACAACAGATGCAGACAATACAGTCGGATGAGCAGGAAAGCGACAATCTTGTCGATGAACTTATAGACGATATGGTGGGAGAATCTTTTTCTTCATCGGGTAATGATGATTGGAAAGAAGCGGCATGGCAGCGTAAACTTCGCAGACAAAGCAAGATAAGTCTTCAACGCAGGAAGCGTTAA
- the mobC gene encoding conjugal transfer protein MobC, producing the protein MAQEDDLRALGKVMDFMRGISVIFLLINCYWFCYEAFQQWHFTLGIINKILMNFQRTTGLFSSILWTKLYCVVFLALSCLGTKGVKEEKITWPKIWTVLFSGFVFFFLNWWLLALPIGKIGAASLYIFTLSMGYICLLMGGVWMSRLLKNNLMADVFNTENESFMQETRLMTNEYSVNLPTRFYYKKKWNNGWINVVNPFRASMVLGTPGSGKSYAIVNNYIKQQIEKGFAMYIYDYKFPDLSEIAYNHLLNHLDAYQVKPQFFVINFDDPRRSHRCNPINPAFMTDISDAYESAYTIMLNLNRSWIQKQGDFFVESPIILLAAIIWFLKIYENGKYCTFPHTIEFLNRPYAQIFPILTSYDELANYLSPFMDAWEGGAQDQLQGQIASAKIPLSRMISPALYWVMTGDDFSLDINNPNEPKVLVVGNNPDRQNIYSAALGLYNSRIVKLINKKKQLKSSVIIDELPTIYFRGLDNLIATARSNKVAVCLGFQDFSQLTRDYGDKESKVIQNTVGNVFSGQVVGETAKTLSERFGKVLQQRQSMTINRNDKSTSISTQMDSLIPASKISNLTQGMFVGAVSDNFDERIDQKIFHAEIVVDSAKVSAEMKTYQSIPVIANFTNENGFDNLKETIETNYRKVKQEILSLVDSEIERIKNNPVLSNLIKG; encoded by the coding sequence ATGGCACAAGAAGATGATTTAAGGGCATTAGGTAAAGTCATGGACTTTATGCGGGGAATTTCGGTGATTTTCCTCCTGATTAACTGTTACTGGTTCTGCTACGAGGCGTTTCAGCAGTGGCACTTCACGCTCGGTATCATCAACAAGATACTGATGAACTTTCAACGCACCACGGGATTATTTTCATCTATCCTATGGACGAAACTCTATTGTGTAGTATTCCTTGCGCTCTCCTGCTTGGGCACGAAAGGCGTAAAGGAGGAGAAAATCACATGGCCAAAGATTTGGACGGTGCTTTTCTCAGGCTTTGTCTTTTTCTTTCTCAACTGGTGGCTCTTAGCATTGCCGATAGGAAAAATTGGAGCGGCTTCGCTCTACATCTTCACGCTGTCTATGGGCTATATCTGTCTGCTGATGGGTGGTGTATGGATGAGCCGACTACTCAAAAACAACCTGATGGCCGATGTGTTCAACACGGAGAACGAGAGTTTCATGCAGGAAACACGATTGATGACCAATGAGTATTCGGTAAACCTACCTACACGCTTTTACTATAAAAAGAAGTGGAACAACGGCTGGATAAATGTGGTCAATCCCTTCCGTGCATCAATGGTACTTGGCACTCCCGGATCCGGTAAGTCATACGCCATCGTGAACAACTACATCAAGCAGCAGATAGAGAAGGGTTTTGCGATGTATATTTACGACTATAAGTTTCCTGACCTTTCGGAAATTGCCTACAACCATTTGCTCAACCACCTTGATGCCTACCAAGTAAAGCCGCAGTTCTTTGTGATTAACTTCGACGACCCACGAAGAAGCCATCGTTGCAACCCAATCAATCCTGCCTTTATGACGGACATATCGGACGCTTACGAAAGTGCCTATACCATCATGCTCAACCTTAACCGCTCGTGGATACAGAAGCAGGGAGATTTCTTTGTGGAGTCGCCAATTATCTTGCTTGCAGCTATTATTTGGTTCCTGAAAATCTATGAAAATGGGAAGTATTGTACTTTTCCTCATACCATTGAGTTTCTTAACCGCCCCTACGCACAGATATTTCCGATACTCACTTCCTACGATGAGCTTGCCAACTATCTTTCGCCCTTTATGGACGCTTGGGAGGGTGGAGCGCAGGATCAGTTGCAGGGACAGATAGCAAGTGCCAAGATACCGCTCTCACGCATGATTTCTCCCGCCTTATACTGGGTGATGACAGGTGATGATTTCTCACTTGACATCAACAATCCCAATGAGCCGAAAGTTCTTGTAGTAGGTAACAACCCCGACCGTCAGAATATCTACTCAGCTGCTCTTGGACTCTATAATAGTCGTATTGTGAAACTCATCAACAAGAAGAAACAGCTCAAAAGTTCTGTGATTATCGACGAGTTGCCGACTATCTATTTCCGTGGGCTGGACAACCTTATTGCTACCGCCCGAAGCAACAAGGTAGCAGTGTGTTTGGGCTTTCAGGACTTCTCACAGCTCACTCGCGATTATGGGGACAAAGAAAGTAAAGTGATACAAAATACCGTGGGCAACGTGTTCAGTGGTCAAGTCGTAGGAGAAACCGCCAAGACACTTTCTGAGCGATTTGGAAAGGTCTTGCAGCAACGGCAGTCCATGACCATCAATCGCAATGATAAGTCCACGTCTATCTCCACACAGATGGACAGTCTTATCCCTGCAAGCAAGATTTCAAACCTCACACAAGGTATGTTCGTGGGTGCAGTGTCCGATAACTTTGATGAGCGAATCGATCAAAAGATTTTTCATGCGGAAATTGTCGTGGACAGTGCAAAAGTCTCTGCAGAGATGAAAACCTATCAATCAATCCCTGTAATAGCAAACTTCACTAACGAAAATGGCTTCGATAACCTCAAAGAGACTATTGAAACCAACTATCGTAAGGTAAAGCAAGAGATACTATCGCTTGTTGATTCAGAGATTGAACGAATCAAAAATAATCCCGTACTTAGTAATCTTATTAAAGGATAA
- a CDS encoding transposase yields MVQALKRLGIPRRTFYNWYKKYAIGGLNALRATHCRAPTTWNRIPDNIRQIVVELSLEHPELTPRELSVLLLEESQIFVSESSFYRILHERGLLERMEHDFIFAADEFHHKTKFANEMWQTDFTYFKVKGWGWYYLSTVIDDYSRYIIHWELCSSMTSDDVSRTIDKAIEKAGVTFQNPPCLLSDNGPCYIASSLKQYLCKEYNIKHIHYFCPSELENAIDGWVKYYNERRFHESLDNLTPKDVYLGQGEKIKKTREIIKQNSINKRIFDNKTKKYQSK; encoded by the coding sequence ATTGTTCAAGCACTTAAGCGTTTAGGAATCCCAAGGCGTACCTTTTATAATTGGTATAAGAAATATGCTATAGGAGGTTTGAATGCTCTCAGAGCAACACATTGTAGAGCACCGACAACGTGGAACCGCATACCTGATAATATTCGACAAATAGTGGTTGAACTTTCTTTAGAACATCCAGAGCTCACCCCCAGGGAATTGTCAGTTCTTTTATTGGAAGAGAGTCAGATATTTGTTTCAGAGTCAAGCTTTTATCGTATATTACACGAAAGAGGGCTATTAGAACGTATGGAGCATGATTTTATCTTTGCAGCTGATGAATTCCATCATAAGACTAAATTCGCTAATGAGATGTGGCAGACCGATTTTACCTATTTCAAAGTCAAGGGTTGGGGCTGGTATTATCTCTCTACTGTAATTGATGACTACAGCAGGTATATTATCCATTGGGAGTTATGTTCGAGTATGACTTCTGATGATGTATCCAGAACAATAGATAAAGCAATTGAGAAGGCAGGAGTTACATTCCAGAATCCTCCTTGTCTGTTATCAGATAATGGACCATGTTATATTGCTTCCTCTCTCAAACAGTATCTCTGTAAGGAATATAATATCAAGCATATTCATTATTTTTGTCCCTCTGAATTGGAAAATGCTATCGATGGGTGGGTGAAATATTATAATGAGAGAAGGTTTCATGAATCGTTAGATAATCTTACACCCAAAGACGTATATTTAGGGCAAGGGGAGAAAATCAAAAAGACAAGAGAAATAATAAAGCAAAATTCAATCAACAAAAGAATTTTTGATAATAAAACAAAGAAATATCAGAGTAAATAA
- a CDS encoding transposase has translation MEGIRGEHSIAELCRKYGISDSTYYKWNKDFIEAGKARLDGDTIREATSDEVKELRQENIRLKEALADLVVRYDVVKKA, from the coding sequence ATGGAAGGAATCCGTGGCGAGCATAGTATTGCCGAGCTCTGCCGTAAATATGGCATATCAGATAGCACTTACTACAAATGGAATAAGGATTTTATCGAGGCCGGCAAAGCTCGCCTCGATGGTGATACCATTCGTGAAGCAACGAGCGACGAGGTAAAGGAACTTCGTCAGGAAAACATTCGCTTAAAAGAAGCCCTTGCCGATTTGGTAGTTAGATATGATGTTGTAAAAAAAGCTTGA
- a CDS encoding IS982 family transposase, with the protein MITEDKVTEIFCMADDFCNFFDAMVAKYTLKPTGKRKYHRDSTMSKAEVMLIMILFHDSGYRRFKHFYLEKVCKRLRHLFPKIVSYNRIVELERKVVIPLALFIKKVLLGKCTGISFVDSTPLRVCKNQRIHIHKVFKGIAQRGKCSMGWFFGFKLNLICNEKGELLNFMITPGDVDDRKPLEYKDFVDFIYGKLVGDKGYISKNLFQRLCVDGIQLITKLKSNMKGALMSVSDRLLLRKRAIIETVNDELKNIAQVEHSRHRCFDNFIVNLLGAIAAYCLFPKKPCINVQRTIDTQLALF; encoded by the coding sequence ATGATCACCGAGGACAAAGTTACTGAAATATTTTGTATGGCAGATGATTTCTGCAATTTTTTTGATGCAATGGTGGCAAAATATACGCTAAAGCCTACTGGAAAAAGAAAGTATCATCGAGATTCCACGATGTCAAAGGCAGAAGTCATGCTAATAATGATTCTTTTTCACGACTCTGGTTATCGCCGCTTTAAACATTTCTATCTTGAAAAAGTATGTAAGCGTCTGCGTCATTTGTTTCCTAAAATTGTCTCATACAACCGTATAGTAGAATTGGAAAGGAAGGTTGTCATTCCACTCGCTTTATTTATCAAGAAAGTATTGTTGGGCAAATGCACGGGCATAAGTTTTGTTGACAGCACACCACTGCGTGTCTGCAAGAACCAAAGAATACATATTCACAAGGTTTTCAAAGGTATAGCCCAAAGAGGAAAATGCTCTATGGGTTGGTTCTTCGGTTTCAAATTGAATTTGATTTGCAATGAGAAAGGAGAGCTTCTCAATTTTATGATAACACCGGGAGATGTTGATGACCGTAAGCCTTTGGAATACAAAGATTTTGTAGATTTCATATATGGCAAGCTGGTCGGCGACAAGGGGTACATCAGCAAAAATCTCTTCCAAAGGTTGTGTGTGGATGGAATACAACTTATTACCAAGCTGAAAAGCAACATGAAAGGAGCTTTGATGAGTGTTTCTGACAGACTCTTACTCAGAAAAAGAGCCATTATAGAAACCGTGAATGATGAGCTTAAGAATATTGCGCAGGTGGAGCACTCCAGACATAGATGCTTTGACAATTTCATTGTCAATTTATTGGGTGCTATTGCTGCCTATTGTCTGTTCCCAAAGAAGCCGTGTATCAATGTACAAAGGACTATTGACACACAGCTTGCTCTGTTCTAA